A part of Rattus rattus isolate New Zealand chromosome 4, Rrattus_CSIRO_v1, whole genome shotgun sequence genomic DNA contains:
- the Micos13 gene encoding MICOS complex subunit MIC13, producing the protein MVARVWSLMRFLIKGSVAGGAVYLVYDQELLGPSDKSEAVLRKAEEIVPPAMYQFSQYVCQQTGLEISQLPAPPKINFPNFRDSWNSGIISVMAALSVAPSKAREYSREGWEYIKEYTK; encoded by the exons ATGGTGGCTCGAGTGTGGTCGTTAATGAG GTTCCTCATCAAGGGAAGTGTGGCTGGAGGAGCAGTCTACCTTGTTTATGACCAGGAGCTGCTGGGGCCTAGTGACAAGAGCGAGGCTGTCCTGCGGAAGGCCGAGGAAATTGTGCCACCAGCAATGTACCAGTTCAGCCAATATGTGTGCCAGCAGACGGGTCTGGAGATATCACAG ctcccagcccctccAAAGATTAACTTTCCGAACTTCCGTGATTCCTGGAACTCAG GCATCATCTCGGTCATGGCAGCCTTGTCTGTGGCCCCCTCCAAGGCTCGAGAATACTCCAGGGAGGGCTGGGAGTATATCAAAGAATACACCAAGTAA
- the Rpl36 gene encoding 60S ribosomal protein L36, which translates to MALRYPMAVGLNKGHKVTKNVSKPRHSRRRGRLTKHTKFVRDMIREVCGFAPYERRAMELLKVSKDKRALKFIKKRVGTHIRAKRKREELSNVLAAMRKAAAKKD; encoded by the exons ATGGCCCTGCGCTACCCCATGGCCGTGGGCCTCAACAAAGGCCACAAAGTGACGAAAAACGTCAGCAAGCCGAGACACAGCCGCCGCCGCGGG CGCCTCACCAAGCACACCAAGTTCGTGCGAGATATGATCCGGGAGGTGTGCGGCTTCGCGCCCTACGAGCGGCGTGCCATGGAGCTGCTCAAGGTGTCCAAGGACAAGCGAGCACTCAAGTTTATCAAAAAGAGGGTGGGCACGCACATCCGCgccaagagaaagagggaggagctgagcaacGTGCTGGCAGCCATGCGGAAGGCGGCGGCCAAGAAGGATTGa